In the genome of Deltaproteobacteria bacterium, one region contains:
- a CDS encoding 2-hydroxychromene-2-carboxylate isomerase, translated as MGETPRRGAPIEFWFDFASGYAYFAALEIEALAERYGRTVVWRPFTLGAAFKITGAQGLSRTPLKRDYARRDWQRLARLKGVPFSLPENHPRTGLPAIRAFYHVERKDAHAAATLAKRIITGYFQNGLDTDDPDAIARAAAPLGIDPDTLLAGIADPAVKTIARQHGEQAVARGVFGSPWIFADGEPFWGSDRLPMVERWLDSPW; from the coding sequence ATGGGCGAGACGCCGCGGCGCGGTGCGCCAATCGAATTCTGGTTCGACTTTGCTTCGGGCTATGCTTATTTCGCTGCGCTCGAGATCGAGGCGCTCGCCGAGCGGTACGGCCGGACCGTCGTGTGGCGGCCCTTTACGCTCGGCGCTGCGTTCAAGATTACGGGCGCGCAAGGGCTGAGTCGCACGCCGCTCAAGCGAGACTATGCGCGTCGCGACTGGCAACGCCTCGCCCGGCTCAAGGGCGTTCCGTTCAGCCTGCCGGAAAATCATCCCAGAACGGGACTGCCGGCGATTCGCGCCTTCTATCACGTCGAGCGAAAGGACGCGCACGCCGCCGCGACGTTGGCAAAGCGCATAATCACCGGCTACTTCCAGAACGGCCTCGATACCGACGATCCCGACGCCATCGCCAGGGCTGCGGCGCCCCTAGGGATCGACCCGGATACGCTCTTGGCAGGTATCGCTGATCCCGCGGTGAAGACCATCGCGCGCCAGCACGGCGAGCAGGCGGTTGCGCGCGGCGTGTTCGGCTCACCCTGGATCTTCGCGGACGGTGAGCCTTTTTGGGGCAGTGATCGGCTGCCAATGGTCGAGCGGTGGCTCGACAGCCCATGGTAA
- a CDS encoding hybrid sensor histidine kinase/response regulator: protein MDECASLLIIDDERGPTESLRMIFKPSYKVYTAARAEQALTILRTTPIDVVTLDLRMPGMPGIELLEQIKACDPDIEVIIVTGYAALDTALRGLRHRVFDYVTKPFDVPHIADLVRRAVGRRRSTLRLRNMKEDFLANLSHELRTPLSAIIGYSAILAEELQSMVNLEQRVALERIQANSQELLNLIEGVLLLNALDAGEVPLMVEPFDVSESVQRMTRRFEAVAFAKGIALNVELDAHDLWALSDEEKVERVIEALLDNALKFTTSGHVCVAVRHACVPEAVEIEVTDTGIGMEQEEIIHALRGLEQSDASSRRRYRGLGLGLRLATRLVEFIGGDLHIRSEAGRGTRCTVTIPARRASGLAPEQLH from the coding sequence ATGGACGAGTGTGCTTCACTTTTGATCATCGACGATGAGCGAGGGCCCACCGAATCCCTGCGGATGATTTTCAAGCCCTCCTACAAGGTCTACACCGCCGCTCGCGCCGAGCAGGCGCTCACCATCTTGCGCACCACCCCGATCGACGTGGTCACGCTCGACCTGCGCATGCCGGGGATGCCCGGCATCGAGTTGCTCGAACAGATCAAGGCCTGCGATCCCGATATCGAAGTCATCATCGTGACCGGCTACGCCGCGCTGGACACGGCGCTGCGCGGGCTGCGCCATCGGGTCTTCGACTACGTGACCAAGCCCTTCGATGTACCGCACATCGCCGACCTGGTGCGCCGGGCAGTTGGCCGGCGCCGCTCCACGCTGCGCCTGCGCAACATGAAGGAGGATTTCCTCGCCAACCTCTCCCACGAACTGCGCACGCCTTTGAGCGCAATCATCGGCTACAGCGCCATCTTGGCCGAAGAGCTGCAAAGCATGGTCAACCTCGAACAGCGCGTCGCCCTCGAACGCATTCAGGCGAACTCGCAAGAGCTTCTCAACCTGATCGAGGGCGTGCTGCTGCTCAACGCCCTCGACGCCGGCGAGGTCCCCCTGATGGTGGAGCCCTTCGATGTCAGCGAAAGCGTCCAACGCATGACCCGCCGCTTCGAAGCCGTGGCTTTTGCCAAAGGCATCGCGCTCAACGTGGAACTCGACGCTCACGACCTGTGGGCATTGAGCGACGAGGAGAAAGTCGAGCGCGTGATCGAGGCGTTGTTGGACAACGCCTTGAAGTTCACCACCAGCGGCCACGTCTGCGTCGCCGTGCGCCATGCCTGCGTTCCGGAAGCGGTGGAGATCGAGGTGACCGACACCGGCATCGGCATGGAGCAAGAAGAGATCATCCATGCCCTCAGGGGGTTGGAACAAAGCGACGCTTCGTCGCGCCGGCGTTATCGCGGCCTCGGCCTCGGCTTGCGTCTGGCCACGAGGCTGGTGGAATTCATCGGCGGCGACCTGCACATCCGCAGCGAGGCCGGTCGCGGCACCCGCTGCACCGTTACCATCCCGGCCCGGCGCGCCAGCGGCCTGGCCCCGGAACAGCTGCACTGA